From a region of the Candidatus Poribacteria bacterium genome:
- a CDS encoding ABC transporter ATP-binding protein, with the protein MAYTPLIEMRGISKHFGHVQANVAVDFSLHRGEIHAIVGENGAGKSTLMKILYGLYQPNAGEIFVDGRAVTISSPRRAMQLGFGMVQQHFTLIPVFTALQNIVLAKEPRKLGALLDYQQAGEQIAALAAQLGFNVPLNTPVESLPIGTQQHTEILKVLYHGTDILIMDEPTAVLAPQEVEGLFNCMRNLKSEGKSLIIITHKLDEVMAIADTVTVMRRGQSVASCPINDTDSAALAEMMLGEPVIPTSVTREQTTDTTPLLRLENVTLSGSSGTTKRHRWKKALTNRASNKRHLDEVNLEVFPGEIVGIAGVEGNGQSELVQVLTGLQQIDSGTLTLNGERIAHIPADRHRHGISLNDRIDDNFIIGHHKHSRFCRYELLQRKSIQRYALNALDKYQIRVGDIADPIRTLSGGNQQKVVVARELEARPEVIIAAHPTRGLDIHAAEFVHTRLIHARNRARAVLLVSSELDELLHLSDRIAVMYDGKIVGIVKPAETNKQELGALMLGLNPSR; encoded by the coding sequence ATGGCGTATACACCACTTATCGAAATGCGTGGGATCAGCAAGCATTTTGGACACGTGCAGGCAAACGTCGCTGTAGATTTCTCACTCCATCGGGGTGAGATCCACGCGATTGTTGGCGAAAACGGGGCAGGCAAGTCTACCTTGATGAAAATCCTTTATGGTCTGTATCAACCCAATGCAGGCGAGATTTTCGTCGATGGTCGCGCCGTGACTATCTCCTCGCCACGGCGCGCGATGCAACTCGGCTTCGGAATGGTGCAGCAACACTTTACGCTTATTCCGGTCTTCACGGCTCTCCAAAACATCGTCCTTGCCAAAGAACCTCGCAAACTTGGCGCGCTCCTCGATTACCAACAAGCAGGAGAGCAAATTGCCGCTCTCGCCGCGCAACTCGGTTTTAATGTGCCATTGAACACACCTGTCGAATCCCTGCCGATTGGAACACAGCAACACACGGAAATCCTGAAAGTCCTCTACCATGGCACAGACATTCTCATCATGGATGAACCGACAGCCGTTCTCGCGCCGCAAGAGGTCGAAGGGCTTTTTAATTGCATGCGCAACCTCAAAAGTGAAGGGAAAAGCCTCATTATCATCACACACAAACTCGATGAAGTGATGGCAATCGCCGATACCGTCACGGTAATGCGACGCGGGCAATCCGTCGCCTCCTGTCCGATCAACGACACCGATTCGGCAGCGTTGGCGGAAATGATGCTTGGTGAACCTGTTATTCCTACCTCTGTGACGCGAGAACAGACGACAGATACAACACCTCTGCTCCGTTTGGAAAACGTCACGCTTTCAGGAAGCTCTGGGACCACAAAAAGGCACAGATGGAAAAAGGCACTAACAAATAGAGCGTCCAACAAACGACATCTCGACGAAGTTAACCTTGAGGTGTTTCCGGGTGAAATCGTCGGTATCGCAGGTGTCGAAGGGAACGGACAGTCAGAACTCGTTCAGGTCCTGACCGGATTACAGCAGATTGATAGCGGGACCCTCACGCTAAACGGAGAGCGGATCGCACATATCCCTGCCGACAGGCATCGACACGGCATTAGTCTAAATGACCGAATTGACGATAACTTCATCATCGGACATCATAAACACAGCCGGTTCTGTCGTTACGAGCTGCTTCAGCGAAAGTCAATTCAACGGTATGCGCTGAATGCCCTCGACAAGTACCAAATTCGTGTTGGAGATATCGCGGATCCAATTCGGACCCTTTCCGGTGGAAATCAGCAGAAGGTTGTTGTCGCGCGTGAATTAGAGGCGCGTCCTGAAGTTATCATTGCAGCGCACCCAACACGAGGCTTAGACATCCATGCCGCGGAATTCGTCCACACACGGCTTATTCATGCCCGTAACCGTGCGAGAGCCGTTTTACTCGTCTCCTCTGAATTAGACGAACTCCTTCACCTTAGCGACAGAATCGCAGTGATGTATGATGGCAAAATCGTCGGTATTGTGAAGCCTGCAGAAACAAACAAACAAGAGTTGGGTGCCCTGATGCTCGGTTTAAATCCGAGTAGGTAG
- a CDS encoding amidohydrolase family protein — protein MIIDSHTHAWPRWPYQPPVPDDESRGKVEQLLHEMDLHDVDKAVLICARIDRNPENNDYVAACVERYPERLIQFADVDCSWTETYHTDGAADRLKTAAEVYNLKGYTHYLRGDDDGTWFFSEEGQRFFQTTAELGLIASIAMGSHQHEPLRKLAGQFPTVPFLCHHMGGARVGEEHPYPQLTQVLASGNVPNIHIKMSGFAYVSQVSWDYPQSDTHWIVRALYEHFGPGRLCWGSDYPVVRNFMTYQHALEAFRTHCPFIPEVDKVEILGGTLHRLLAEAGR, from the coding sequence ATGATCATTGATTCACATACCCACGCATGGCCCCGGTGGCCCTATCAACCGCCCGTTCCTGATGACGAAAGTCGGGGCAAAGTTGAACAACTTCTCCACGAAATGGATCTGCACGATGTCGACAAGGCTGTGCTTATCTGTGCACGCATTGATCGAAACCCCGAAAATAACGATTACGTCGCAGCATGTGTCGAACGTTATCCTGAGCGGCTCATCCAGTTTGCCGATGTAGACTGCTCATGGACAGAGACATATCACACCGATGGTGCAGCCGATCGGTTGAAAACTGCAGCCGAAGTCTATAACCTCAAAGGCTATACGCACTACCTTAGGGGTGATGACGATGGGACTTGGTTCTTCTCTGAGGAGGGACAACGTTTCTTCCAGACAACTGCCGAATTAGGACTCATCGCCAGCATTGCCATGGGAAGCCATCAGCACGAACCCCTCCGAAAACTCGCTGGGCAGTTTCCTACTGTGCCGTTTCTGTGCCATCACATGGGCGGTGCACGTGTCGGTGAAGAGCATCCGTATCCACAGCTCACGCAGGTGCTTGCATCAGGGAACGTGCCGAACATTCATATCAAGATGTCCGGTTTCGCTTATGTCTCACAGGTTTCATGGGATTATCCACAGTCAGATACACACTGGATTGTGCGTGCCCTCTACGAACACTTCGGTCCCGGTCGTCTCTGTTGGGGGTCCGACTATCCGGTTGTCCGTAATTTTATGACCTATCAACACGCACTTGAAGCGTTCCGAACGCACTGTCCATTTATCCCGGAGGTAGACAAAGTGGAAATTTTAGGTGGAACACTTCATCGTCTATTAGCAGAAGCTGGAAGATAG
- a CDS encoding DUF1326 domain-containing protein: protein MKSVFVLTTLALTFVAGFALATESPTVQGEYIEARSASVYVGACHYGSEFVEGGREATAVWNIQSGTWNDVSLKNLTVVAVISAKNNLAIETKTRKSVLYMDPSATTEQRAALSDLLTTKYAGVLGEVVVTQTASIEFTKEGTKYDVTVGEVLKLSANRYPCAGCTQPHQIWYKPLTTIQNAIVGKSEVYRYKDSHLPVTWQQSGTENNVFVGDFSI from the coding sequence ATGAAAAGCGTCTTTGTTTTGACAACACTCGCGTTGACCTTCGTAGCGGGTTTCGCGCTTGCGACGGAATCACCGACTGTGCAAGGCGAATACATTGAAGCCCGTTCAGCGAGTGTCTATGTGGGTGCATGCCACTATGGTTCCGAATTCGTTGAAGGTGGCAGAGAGGCAACCGCCGTCTGGAACATCCAGAGTGGAACTTGGAACGACGTTTCGCTGAAGAACTTAACCGTTGTCGCTGTTATAAGTGCGAAAAACAATTTGGCAATTGAGACCAAGACCCGTAAGAGCGTGTTATACATGGATCCGAGTGCTACGACAGAACAGCGCGCCGCACTCAGCGATCTGCTCACGACGAAATACGCTGGTGTTTTGGGTGAAGTCGTCGTGACCCAAACCGCTTCCATTGAATTCACGAAAGAAGGCACCAAATATGATGTAACCGTTGGCGAAGTTCTCAAACTTTCTGCCAACCGCTATCCGTGTGCCGGATGCACACAACCGCATCAGATCTGGTACAAACCGCTGACAACGATTCAGAACGCCATTGTCGGTAAATCCGAAGTCTATCGCTATAAGGATTCTCACCTCCCAGTGACATGGCAGCAGAGTGGCACAGAAAACAACGTCTTTGTCGGCGACTTCTCGATCTAA
- a CDS encoding polysaccharide deacetylase family protein, producing the protein MKLIIAAVSGVALLWVFFKPPFGENIVHLNTHQRIVALTFDDGPSPSYTHQLLDVLAKHDVKATFFMIGNRVERHPETVRRVIAEGHQVGNHSYSHPVLGLLPPSSVRREIERTDALLRHMGVKGEIVFRAPILTRFLPVAWVLAKRDRAHVSGNVWSWDWTTQNPDKITKTVLRKVKPGSIIIFHDGKGVYGNATRLGTIAATDRIITALKRDGYTFVRVSDVRH; encoded by the coding sequence ATGAAATTAATAATCGCTGCTGTGTCAGGGGTCGCATTGTTGTGGGTTTTCTTCAAACCGCCCTTCGGAGAGAATATTGTTCACCTGAACACACATCAACGGATCGTCGCGCTCACCTTTGATGATGGACCGAGTCCGTCTTATACCCATCAGTTGCTGGATGTCCTCGCCAAACATGATGTCAAAGCCACGTTTTTTATGATTGGGAATCGGGTTGAAAGGCATCCTGAAACGGTACGCCGCGTTATCGCTGAAGGACACCAGGTGGGTAATCATTCCTATAGCCATCCTGTACTGGGTTTGCTGCCGCCATCCTCTGTCCGGCGGGAAATTGAGCGGACGGATGCACTGCTTCGCCACATGGGTGTAAAGGGTGAGATTGTGTTTCGGGCACCTATCTTAACAAGATTTCTGCCGGTGGCGTGGGTGCTCGCGAAGCGGGACCGCGCACATGTGAGCGGTAATGTATGGAGTTGGGATTGGACAACACAGAACCCGGACAAAATTACCAAAACGGTGTTGCGGAAGGTAAAGCCGGGTTCTATTATCATCTTCCACGATGGAAAAGGCGTCTATGGGAACGCTACCCGTTTGGGAACCATAGCGGCAACAGATAGGATCATTACTGCGCTTAAACGAGACGGATACACGTTTGTGCGGGTATCGGACGTGCGCCATTAA